The following are encoded in a window of Fulvia fulva chromosome 7, complete sequence genomic DNA:
- a CDS encoding Vacuolar calcium ion transporter — MYRYRTEAIRTASQRDIPTVESNGGILPTHNTANKAKSTEAGGLSNDNGRGGLPSRPSGLRASQSNGGTYGGDGARDIGGDAEKSAHNTAEDSTSQSAPPPAPPPIKSEVAGPGDATIESTEGNKNKPPITTRMKNGCKRFGSHFKNAICHSWVNVLLIAVPAGIAAEAAHLSPAAIFAINAVAIVPLAGLLSHATESVASRLGDTLGALLNVSFGNAVELIIFIIALVKNEIHIVQASLLGSILANLLLILGMAFLFGGLRFREQIYNSTVTQMSACLLSLSVMSLLLPTAFHASFNDQNLNLANASTLKVSRGTSVILLLVYVLYLLFQLKSHAYMYESTPQAVIDEESHPGVLHDMMNSSSSSSDSSSSDSSDSDTSGSGSVTTRKKVTRMIKHRMRRKSSVSTSSSRTHSKATSALSSPTTQERQEYIEDPALDNGATRRESTLAAIDSVEDADADREDNGPTTQIPTESTTGQPKVGFADDVEVVPAQTPTNQSARLAFNMRGLSSRVRPALPSMLSNNVFVQPRPTPSPAAQRPNFTRPVSAGAANLRRTSSLPERLNRETTPTPGTNYVRTDPLPPYQHQQYRVRAGNQPAPTKEEEEIGEPDMSKTAAVVLLLCSTALVAVCAEFMVDAIPEMIAGNGAVGEAFIGLIILPIVGNAAEHVTAVTVAAKNKMDLAIGVAVGSSIQIALFVTPVVVLLGWILDTNMSLYFNIFETISLFVTVFVVNFLVLDGRSNYLEGSLLIAAYVIIALVAFFYPESDASSAIGDGIGGT; from the exons ATGT ACCGTTATCGTACTGAGGCAATACGCACTGCCAGCCAACGCGATATCCCCACCGTCGAGAGCAACGGAGGCATCCTCCCAACCCACAACACAGCCAACAAGGCCAAGTCTACCGAAGCTGGCGGGCTAAGCAACGACAATGGGCGCGGCGGCCTACCGTCTCGACCCTCAGGCCTACGAGCCTCCCAGAGCAACGGCGGCACATATGGAGGAGATGGAGCAAGAGACATTGGCGGTGACGCTGAGAAGTCCGCACACAACACCGCGGAGGACTCAACATCCCAGTCCGCACCTCCCCCAGCTCCGCCACCCATCAAGTCCGAAGTTGCGGGCCCTGGAGATGCCACCATAGAATCTACCGAAGGAAACAAGAACAAACCACCTATCACCACCCGCATGAAGAATGGCTGCAAGCGCTTTGGCTCGCACTTCAAGAATGCCATCTGTCACAGTTGGGTCAACGTCCTTCTCATTGCTGTACCCGCTGGTATCGCCGCAGAAGCAGCACATCTCAGTCCAGCAGCCATCTTTGCCATCAATGCAGTCGCCATCGTACCACTCGCTGGACTGCTCAGTCACGCCACCGAGAGCGTGGCCAGCAGACTTGGAGATACTCTTGGAGCACTCCTCAATGTCTCCTTCGGCAACGCTGTCGAACTGATCATCTTCATCATCGCACTGGTGAAGAATGAGATCCACATTGTTCAGGCATCCTTACTGGGCTCGATTCTGGCCAACTTACTACTCATCCTGGGCATGGCTTTCTTGTTTGGCGGCCTCCGCTTTCGAGAGCAGATTTACAACAGCACCGTTACACAGATGAGCGCTTGTCTCCTCAGCTTGAGTGTGATGAGCTTGCTCCTGCCG ACCGCCTTCCATGCCTCTTTCAACGACCAGAATCTCAATCTAGCCAATGCTTCGACTCTCAAGGTCAGCCGTGGTACAAGTGTCATCCTTTTGCTGGTCTACGTCCTGTACTTGCTGTTCCAGCTAAAGTCGCATGCGTACATGTATGAGAGCACGCCACAAGCAGTCATTGACGAAGAGTCGCATCCTGGAGTACTGCACGACATGATGAACTCGTCATCGTCTTCCAGCGACAGCAGTAGCTCGGACAGCAGCGACTCAGATACCTCAGGCTCAGGCTCCGTCACTACCAGGAAGAAGGTCACGCGAATGATCAAGCACCGAATGCGCCGCAAGTCCAGTGTCAGTACGAGTAGTTCTCGCACTCACTCAAAGGCCACATCTGCCTTGAGCTCTCCTACCACCCAGGAGCGTCAAGAGTACATCGAAGACCCAGCACTCGACAATGGTGCCACTCGTCGTGAGTCCACACTTGCAGCTATCGATAGCGTCGAGGATGCAGATGCAGACAGAGAAGACAACGGACCAACCACTC AAATACCTACCGAGTCTACCACCGGACAGCCAAAGGTCGGATTCGCCGACGACGTTGAAGTGGTCCCAGCCCAGACTCCCACCAACCAGTCCGCTCGCCTCGCGTTTAACATGCGCGGGTTGTCTTCGCGTGTCAGGCCTGCATTACCGTCAATGTTGTCTAACAACGTCTTCGTGCAGCCACGACCAACTCCTTCGCCAGCTGCTCAACGTCCCAACTTTACACGCCCGGTGTCGGCTGGAGCTGCAAACCTCCGCCGCACCAGCTCTTTACCCGAACGCCTGAACCGCGAGACCACACCCACTCCTGGCACCAACTACGTACGCACGGATCCTCTGCCACCCTACCAGCACCAGCAGTATCGCGTTCGTGCGGGCAACCAGCCAGCGCCGACCAAAGAGGAGGAAGAGATCGGTGAACCAGACATGTCCAAGACAGCAGCTGTTGTCCTGCTGTTGTGCAGCACAGCTCTGGTCGCTGTCTGCGCCGAGTTCATGGTCGACGCTATCCCGGAGATGATTGCTGGCAACGGTGCAGTTGGTGAGGCCTTCATCGGTCTCATTATCCTGCCCATCGTTGGTAACGCAGCAGAGCACGTCACAGCAGTCACCGTTGCCGCCAAGAACAAGATGGATCTCGCAATCGGTGTCGCTGTCGGCTCCAGCATCCAGATCGCACTCTTCGTCACTCCAGTCGTGGTCTTGCTCGGATGGATTCTGGACACTAACATGAGTCTGTACTTCAACATCTTCGAGACTATCAGTCTGTTTGTCACCGTCTTCGTCGTCAACTTCCTGGTCCTCGACGGGCGCAGCAACTATCTGGAGGGCAGTCTGTTGATCGCGGCTTATGTTATCATCGCCCTCGTGGCCTTCTTCTATCCCGAGTCTGACGCTTCGAGCGCCATCGGTGATGGAATTGGCGGAACCTAG